The sequence TTTCATAATATTATTTAATCTGTTTTGTACTCTTTTGCAAGAATAAGATCAACTTGAATACTTTGTGTTTCTCTCGTTTTACATTGCAAACACATATCTATATATATTACTGAAACCAGGACGGTAGAAGGTGTATACTTTCTTCACAAACACACCCACTAATGGCCCGGTTAAAGTTTAAGGTTAATATTGATGATTCTATGAGTCAAATTTGTATCCAATGACCTACTTGAGTCATTTGACGGTAATGAGTCATCTAATTGATGTTTAACccaaataataaataatattcatgcagactaatatataatatataattgagttaaaataaaattaaagctATTAAACCATAAAGACACCGTGCTACACTGTGCATAGCACGGATTCTAAACTAGTAAATTTTAAAGAATGAATTATTATAAACATCTTTTAGTACTTCAAATATAGTATATACATATCTCTCTGCACGGATGTCTTTTTTGTATAGGAGGGATAAAAAAACTTCTTATATTATGTAATTTCTTACATAAATAGTTAATTACTTTATtaatcttttatataaatattttataaatatataatttttctatgaaattatctaaatatgtaattcCAATATAAATATTGGCTCTTGTAATCAATTATCCATTGATATTTGAATGATTTTAAGATACAAAATAAGTGTGATTTGCAAAAGTATTTTAATTTCACAAATCAATGAacaaaaagaaacaaaaaaaaatatagaaattaaattaaaaaatgatCCTTACTATTATCGAAAAACTTAATAAAATCACTTTGCTTATCACTTCTTCGTAAAAGTAATGTTTTCTCTCATTTTCAAGTCATTTGTTCATACTACAGGCATTCACAATATATATATGCCTCATTAACATGcgtttttatgatttttttattctttaaaactaatattttaatttacATAAAGTGTAATGTATAATTGtgtttttttaaaaatgtttttaaaaattgatttttcagtAATAGAAATGACCATATTTTGTGATATTTTGGGCTTTTTGGGTGATACTGGAGCTATTACCCAACAATAAAAAACACTTTTTGCAAAAGCGGTAAACATAATTTCTTTTGCCCTTATTACCTCAAAACACTCATTTCCATCTCTACTGTTTTCACTCTTAATCATCCCCATCTTCATCTTCATATAAATTAAACTCTAAAAAAATGTCAGATGAACTGTTTGCCCTCATTTTCATCCACCTACCGGTGTTATTTTAAATGAGGTTGCGCTGCGTTTCAAAGCAATTTCGTGACTTGATAGACAGTCCATATTTCGCCAACGTGCATCTTCGTCAATCGGTGAGAAATCGTTTGAATCGAAATATACTTTGCAGAAGTATGGATCCCGATCTAAATTGCAAAAGTGTGGGTTTACATTGTGTTGAAATTGATACACTCCGTTGTTTTGAACCAAAATGTCCAGGGGGACGTTATAATTCTTCTACTCAATTAATTGGTATGTGTAACGgtgttatttttattttatgaTCAATGTATTAAGGAAATCACATTTTGGAATCCAGCAATTCGCACATATATTGATGTGATTCTTCCTCGTGTTAGTATTCCTCAAGGTTCTTTTTATAATCATACATATAATAATCTGGGGTTTGGGTACGATCGAGTTAATGACGATTATAAAGTTGTAATGACGGTTCAGTGGTATCGTAGTACTCGATCTAATGGTGCGCAGAATGATAAGGAAGTTCATGTTTATAGTTTAAAATCAAATTCATGGAGAAGAATTGGGAATTTTCCTTATTCAGTAAATTGTGGACGATTACCTGCTACTTTTGCTAATGGTGCTTTGTTTTGGATGTGTTCTGAAGAAACTGTTGAGTCAAATCACGGAAAATATATTGCTGCCTTTGAGCTTGCAACCGAAGAATATAGAGTGGTACCAGCACTACCTGCGTATGATGATACAAGTTGCAATGTTGACATTTATATTGGGTCCATGGAAGGTTTTCTTTGTGTTCAGTGTTATGTTTATCATCCAGAATGTGATGACGAGTTGGCGGAAATGGGAGACATATGGTTACTGCAAAGGGATGGAGAAGAGGATACTTGGACCAAGTTAGTTTCGTTTAATAGACCATCTACAGTTTACCAGCCATTGGCATTTTCGAAGAGTGGCAATCATTTACTTTTGGCAAGCCAAGAAAAGTTTTTGTGGTACGATCTTGTCAAGGAAGAAGTACGAGAGGAATTCAGAATTAGGGGTCTGCCTCAATACTATGAGtcagttgcttatattgagagtCTTGTTCATCTTGATGGTGGTACAAGTGCAGAAGAGAATCAACTTATTCGAGAGAAAAAGGTGGCTGAAGACGACGAAAGTGATGAAGGTAATGCTGCTTAATCATTCTATGTGAAGTTTAAATGCAAATTTATGTTGTTTGAATTTTGTTATTACATATATATGGTAAAATACAAGGAAAACAGTTTAAAAGACAATAATTAAATTTTAAGATAGGAAGTAATTCCCATATCAGAAGTAAGGCTTTGGCTCTCTGTGAAAGAAAAACAAGAAATACAATGTCTGAAATATAATATCAGAGTCATGCCTCTTCTTGAGCAAGTGTTTCAGCTAATGCCAAAACTTCCTAAACAAATATAATATAAGAGCCATGCCTGTTCTTGAGAAATTGTTTCCCCTCTTGCCAAAACCTCCAAAACCTTCCTAATAATCTTCTTGACATATTTATAATCTGTTTGCGTTTCTTTTTAACTGGGGGTATTTTACAAAATCATTGCATAAAAAGTATATTTAAGGCTTAGCTGTATAGTAGTCCTTTCATCAAAGATATGTGTACTGTTTCCGGCTTCTGTTACACGTGGCTTAGGTTTTTCCTTGCATCTCTTGTTGGACAATGATATTTTCCTTGATATTCATTTCCTTTCTTTCTTAAGTTTAAATTTCTATTAGGGCTTAAAGATAGACATTAACATAATTAGATTACTTCTTTCCCTGTAGGAGTAAACTTTCAGATTTAATTACCTCTCCAAGCTAAAAGTATATATATTATACATCTATTTTGATTATATGTGCATCAATTCACAAGCTTTATCTTCCTTCATTTCATTCCCATAAACTTTTATTCCTTCCTTCCTTCTAATCATGTTTTTAAGCATATTAAATATTGTTTTCAAGCCCAAGCAAAATCTTTATCTTTATGAGATATAGTTCAAGAATACTAAGTGATCATATGACTTTTTAAAATCTTATTAGGCCTGTTTGGGCACCACTTATAAGTCAACTCATGACTTATAAGCGGTAACAGTTTATTGAccagtgtttgtcgacccaaattataagttgaatttttgaatttataatttataagctCATAAATTGAATTTTACTAGCGATGTACTTTTTCTTAACTTATTTGATTTTTCACTTTTTATTaactttattttttaaatatatgttttaaatgttattctaatttaaaattcatgaatgaaaataattatatttcaaaTTATCTATTGGGTtcatttaattaaaaaaatctgACTCATAAGTAAAATTATTAAAACATTCATTTTAAATCATAAGTTAAAATTATTGAAAATTCACTAACTCAATCTTATTACAAAAAAATTTGTAATGCAAAATTTATATATGTAACCCTTGATTTTGTCAATTGACTagtattaatttagaaattttcATGTTTTTGCCAAAGGTCTACGGCTGCTAAGTAGCATGGCTATGGAGATCCTTGAAGATGCAGTTTGAGTGGGCTTGCTCCTGAAGGTTTTCTTACAATTGTCAACTCTTGTGCTAAAGCCTGTTTGTACTATGGATAATGAGATGACTATGAGAGTTTGATGATTTTAATCATGTATTGTTTTGTATCAAATATCTGTATCTTTGCAGTCCAGAATGTTTTGGTTTATGCCTTAGTCTAGATCATGTGCATGCCTCTGGAATAGTATAGATCATGCGGAGGCTAAGTATATTTCTGTTTTGCAGAAACCTTAGTAATTTAATACCCCCTCTGATCATGGGTGAGAATATATTCATGCTGtaataaaattaaatttgaatGTCTTAGCATTATTATGACAAATTTTATAGCATCGCAATTGTCTAAAATTTGATGATTTATATTTCATGCTATATTTCATTACAAATTAATATATCTAATTAAGAAGAATTAATTTCTATATAGAATTAGTAAATTGTAGATTTCTTAGACCAAATTTCCAGCATTAATAGATCCACATTTCATCTCTGAATTAGATTAACGAAAAAATTGTGTCAATAGTAAATTAAGACGTATATGGGTATATTGCTAGAGATGAGTTTGCATATTAAAACGTATATGGATGTATTGCTAGAGATCAGTTTGCATattgcactacaagaaaaattACTAAAATCCACCACCAAATATCGCTGGAATTTAGCTATAATCGACCATATTCTGTGGAATTTAGTATAAAATCGACCGAAGCATGTTGGTGGCTTTTAAGAGGGTGGATTTTAAGTTTTACGGTAGAATTTATATAAAATCGACCGAATCATTGGTCgcttttataaaatttaaaatttgaagTTCAAAATTTTGTGAAAATTTGAATCTCCCACCCGAGAATAAATTACACCAAAATCGGTCGATTTTAGCATAAAAATGTTTGAGAAAAACAATAAAGAACCACCCCACCCATCAACCGTGCAACCACCACCTACCACCGGGAAAAAATTCCGGTGACTCCATCTCTCACCATTTCGCTCTCCGTTTTGCTTCTCCTTTCTCGATCTATCTCTTCGTCCCCTTCTTTCTAGCTCACTCTCACTCAATCACCATCTCTCCTGATTCTCTTTCATAATCTCTCCTCAGTCTCCCAATTCATCTCTCATATAAGTGAGCCAAATAAAATCTGCCAGCACCCTACAACAACCTCAACTCAAACCAACAAATAAAATCCCTCCACTTCTCCTCTAAAACAACTCAATCAAATTAAAGGCCAACAAAAAACCCCTTCTCCCAGAGCGCAAGTCCCTGAAGATTAAAACTTGGTGTAAAAAAGCTACACATCTTTTCAATTATAGGCAAGTACAATAACTCAAACAAGATTTTTTTTCCCTTAGGTAACCCAACAATAATCAGATAAAGGAGTCAAATTTATCTTTAAAATGTTGAACTGAAGTTGTAGATAATTGTGGGCAAATAAGTATGTATGAGTGTAAGTATAGTAAAGTGAGAAAATATGGGAAGAAAAAACTTACTACAATAATGGTGGGTTGAACTGGAACTCTTATAGTTCGGATCAGTGAAAAGATGGGCGGGGGAGGGTGTGGTTGGGGGGTTATAGTTAAAAAAATATTGTTTTTAGTTTTCTTTAAACATTGTTAAAGAAATAttgttaaaaaaaatcatataagACTTATTGTTAGCATAAAAGCCACCAAATTCGGTTGTTTTCATTGtttctaatatttataatttttggaggTAAATTTCCCGcctatttttattaaatttaataaaaataaaagtacaATTAAAATTTAATTCCACCGACTAAAAGCGCCGACTATAAATTTCACCTATTAAAAGTGACCGAACTTAAATTTCACCGCATGCGGTGGATTTTATTCATTCGTCAACGAAAATTTTAGTTGATTTTAAATTCCACCGAAATCGGTGGAATTTAACTTCAGTGGCTTTAAGTTGGTGGaatttagtttttttttgttgTAGTGTTGGTGGATTGGTAAGGATGGTAAGGGGACTGTGATACAATTAAGTTCCAAAGGCAAGCCTCGAAGAGCGCAACTAAATATTGCTCAAGCAATAGGAGTAAAAGAATGGGAGTTAGATAAAACACACTAACATGAAACAGATAGTAGAATCTGTCTGTCAAGTGGTAATGTGTGCGGTGAACGCTTCACTTGAGATGAATTCTCCCATTTAGTTTCCATTTGGCATGCTATACTTCAGAAAAAATGTTTATACTTTAATCAATGTTCCTCGAGTTATTATTTATACATTAAATAATATTTCTAAAGTTCATGTTAAATGGTCCACGAACAAGGGTGTCAATTGTTTAGCTGGTTTTTGTTCTTGTTTATCAATTGTCATAACTGTTATATATCCCATGTTACACATATTAAAAAAAAGACGtatatatctatatatctatAATTTATAACATGTAACTCTATAATTTATAACATGTAACATACGTAATAACTTTTATTGTATCATATATGAGtgcaaaataataaaaattattacaTGATAATAATATACCTATCTACATCGTGCAACATAACATGTATAGTAGCACATGCTAAGAAATAAACCTAGAGTACATTATATTTGGGGTACATGAAGAATAACATATATAGTAGTACATGCTGagaactaaatatagagtacatTATATTCCGGGTACATAAAGAATACTATAAATGATCATCGTGCACCAACACTTTGTTTTCTGGTATAATGTATAATGTCATACAAGCAAAGAGAGTactatatttataaaaaatatatatgttgaTGTACAATTTAAACAATCTAAGGAAAAAATATAACTgagaattaattatttatataataaacaATCTTTTGACTGTTATTAAGTACTTTAGTACCAAAAATATATGTTTGTATCTCTATATATGCCTAATTTTTTAATTACTTGAAATTTGAATGAAAGCCATAAGATCGTACAAGTAAGATGCTTTTATCAAATTTATATAAATCTATGGAAGAAATCTATTTTAAAAGATTAGATGACAGAATTTGAAAATATCGTGATTTATAATGAGGTGATACTAAGAGAAAGGAACAACCATTGCATAATTTCCGGATagacttaagaaaaaaaaatcttTGCAACATTTCTGGACTTATTAAGATGTTTGTAAGCCTTCTTTCAAGCTGTAAtgatgagttctcaaaacaagATTTTGGTTTAAATTATCGAAGTGTCTCAATAAAATTTCCTCACAACGATAAGAGGAGAATTAAGCACTAGAGTGTGTGAATCAAATGTGATGATACCATAACATCCAACACTTACATAAAATTTTACTACTTACATAAACATCAAAGTTACATTACTTGTCACAAACATAAACAATGGGCTTAATTAACCCTCACTCAAATTTTTTCCAACGTTACTCTTGGAAAAAAGACATTAACATAAGCCTTATCAAAATTGCAAGGAGAGTATTCAAATTCTTTTGGAGAATGCAAATTTGAACCAAACATTTCTCATGAAAGAACAAATTTCCTCTTGGAAGATAAAGGCATAGCTTGTAGAAGCATCATAGGACACAACATCAGAAATGAGAGGTGAATTTCTACGAAAACATATATACCGTGCCATCATTACCTACCAACAAATCCATATTTGAAGAAGGTGTTTTCTTGCAAGTATACATAGAATAGGTGGTTCTTGTATAACATGAGTTTCAAGAGTTGTTTATAAATCATAAGAATGTAAGAGTCCGGAAGGTTCTAGTGGGCTCAACTCAATATTGTTGTCTTCATAACTTCTTTGTGAGGAAGGTTCGTACTACCCAACTTTGAGGGCTAGATTTTTGTGTGTCGGATCCACACAATGATTAATTTTTAATAGGCATCTCCTTTAGACATTCTATTCTAgtattattaattagttaatacATTCCAAAATTTCTTTATCCTTTAGAATTAGTTAATTAAGTTCAGCTTCTTTATTTCTTTTCAAATATTAGAGTACTAAGTAACATATGTGATTTACTCCTTGCTTCCACTCACTGCAGCTACTTACATCAGTACTGCAGCTAGCTCCAATACACTGCACTCataattcatatatataaattatttactTTTGCATTTCAGCTAAATAAGACCACTGATCTAGGTTGGTTGACAAAAACTCACTAATTTACATCTTCAATTTCTGAAGATTCCGATGTGAACTTCTCCTTAGATTTCACTGTAATACAAGTGGGTTGTAACTTGACCTTGTCATTTCAGTTTTTTAAGATACAGATTCACATTCATTTTTCTTACAATTTCACTTAGTATAATTTAATGGAGACACCTGATTTCTCAAGCAAATTTGCAGGTAACAACAATCATAGTGTATGTTTTATCACGTACCCCGCGAGTGTTGTCTTTTCCTCGAATTCTTGATCCTGACTATGCATCTATTCCTCCTCTGTTTCTCCGCTTTACCCACTCATAACATgttgataactccggtgagcgggcggctccgtccgacggcgTTCCTGGACAATCTGTGCGGGGGTGAGGTatagctgctggttgggcgcctgcaaaacaacaccggaagggggtttggctcccacggcgcctctgGTGTAAGAATTAGAACaggctttggagaagatgaaggtatATATGTTTATGTAATTTAGAGGCTGCTGTGTATGTGTGTTTATATGTGATGGCTGCTGTGTGTTTTTGAGTGTATGATAGTGTGTGAGTGTGAGAGtaaaaatattttc is a genomic window of Apium graveolens cultivar Ventura unplaced genomic scaffold, ASM990537v1 ctg9065, whole genome shotgun sequence containing:
- the LOC141705580 gene encoding F-box/kelch-repeat protein At3g06240-like; this translates as MTVQWYRSTRSNGAQNDKEVHVYSLKSNSWRRIGNFPYSVNCGRLPATFANGALFWMCSEETVESNHGKYIAAFELATEEYRVVPALPAYDDTSCNVDIYIGSMEGFLCVQCYVYHPECDDELAEMGDIWLLQRDGEEDTWTKLVSFNRPSTVYQPLAFSKSGNHLLLASQEKFLWYDLVKEEVREEFRIRGLPQYYESVAYIESLVHLDGGTSAEENQLIREKKVAEDDESDEGLRLLSSMAMEILEDAV